The following coding sequences lie in one Cryptosporangium aurantiacum genomic window:
- a CDS encoding ArsR/SmtB family transcription factor, translating into MARAATTTDAFNAIAEPRRRDIIECLARGELAVGGLVAALGQSQPQVSKHLRVLRDVGIVTVRDAGRQRLYRVNGAALRPVHQWASQFEHLWNQRFDRMDQVLAEMPDDDS; encoded by the coding sequence ATGGCACGAGCAGCAACGACCACAGATGCGTTCAACGCGATCGCCGAACCCCGACGCCGCGACATCATCGAGTGCCTCGCCCGGGGCGAGCTCGCCGTGGGCGGGTTGGTCGCTGCGCTCGGCCAGAGCCAGCCGCAGGTGTCCAAGCACCTACGGGTGCTCAGGGACGTCGGGATCGTGACCGTGCGGGATGCGGGCCGGCAACGCCTCTACCGGGTCAACGGAGCGGCGCTTCGGCCGGTGCACCAGTGGGCGTCGCAGTTCGAGCATCTGTGGAACCAGCGCTTCGATCGGATGGACCAGGTGCTGGCCGAGATGCCGGACGACGACAGCTGA
- a CDS encoding SRPBCC family protein translates to MSETKSAAEITLPTDEQILITRYFAASPARVFRVWSTPELVRQWWSGDQGATTSVEMDFTIGGRWRYVMVAEDGSQVAFHGQYLDIVPDRTIVYTEVFEAPGEVPGGAPDGAPGEVPTNTVTFDPDGEGTLLRLLVQCPTKDLRDMIMSSGMEAGVQGQMDLIEELAGSHA, encoded by the coding sequence ATGAGCGAGACCAAGAGTGCCGCCGAGATCACCCTGCCCACGGACGAGCAGATCCTCATCACCCGGTACTTCGCCGCGTCCCCGGCGCGCGTCTTCCGGGTGTGGAGCACTCCCGAACTGGTGCGACAGTGGTGGAGCGGCGACCAGGGCGCCACGACCTCGGTGGAGATGGACTTCACGATCGGCGGCCGCTGGCGCTACGTCATGGTTGCCGAGGACGGTTCGCAGGTCGCCTTCCACGGCCAGTACCTCGATATCGTTCCGGACCGCACGATCGTCTACACCGAGGTCTTCGAGGCGCCCGGAGAGGTGCCGGGAGGTGCGCCCGACGGTGCGCCCGGCGAGGTGCCGACGAACACCGTGACGTTCGACCCCGACGGCGAGGGGACGTTGCTCCGGCTGCTGGTCCAGTGCCCCACCAAGGACCTCCGCGACATGATCATGAGCTCCGGTATGGAGGCGGGCGTGCAGGGACAGATGGATCTGATCGAGGAGCTGGCGGGATCCCACGCCTGA